DNA sequence from the Eisenibacter elegans DSM 3317 genome:
TTTTTCGTGAGCTAACCGGCGATGTGTATTTCGGCCAACCCCGCGAACGCCGCGACAATGGCAATACCGCACTCGATACGATGATTTATAGCCGCTACGAAGTAGAGCGCATCGCCCATAAGGCATTTGTGGCTGCCCAACAACGCAGCGGCAGGCTCTGCTCGGTAGACAAGGCCAATGTCTTGGAATCGTCGAGGCTCTGGCGCGAAACAGTCCAACAACTGGCCAAGCAGTACCCCGACGTACAGGTTACGCATATGTATGTAGACAATGCGGCGATGCAGCTCATCAAAAACCCGCGTCAGTTTGATGTCGTTTTGACTGGCAATATGTTTGGCGACATCCTGACCGACTTGGCCTCGGAGCTGTCGGGCTCGCTGGGAATGCTTCCCTCAGCCTCTATCGGCGACCAACACAGCCTCTACGAACCTATCCACGGCTCTGCGCCCGACATTGCAGGACTGGGCGTGGCCAACCCCATGGCGACCATCCTATCGATTGCGCTGATGCTCGAAATATCGTGGCAACAGGCCGACATCGGGCAGTACATCCGCCAAGTGGTAGACCTAGTGCTGAAGGAGGGATACCGCACCCGCGATATTGCCGAAAGCCACACCCCTCCACACAAAATATTGGGTACAACGGCCATTACCGAGCGTATCATCGACAAGATTGAACAACCTGCCCTGACCTTAATTTAAACGTGAACTAATCCAAAAAAGAATCAATTATGAGCAATCAGGTATATATTTTTGATACTACACTACGTGATGGCGAGCAAGTACCGGGCTGTCAGCTGACTTGTGACGAGAAGGTAGAAATTGCCATTGCCCTCGAAGCCTTGGGGGTGGATGTGATAGAGGCCGGCTTTCCGGTGTCTAGCCCGGGAGATTTCCGTGCGGTGCAGGAGGTGTCTAAAGTAGTGCAGAAGCCCATCATCTGTGCGCTTACCCGCGCCAATACCCAAGACATAGATGCTGCCGTAGAGGCGCTGCGCTATGCCAAGCGCCCGCGTATCCATACGGGGGTGGGTGCGTCGGATGTGCATATTCGGCATAAGTTCAAGAGTTCTAGGGCTGAAATTTTGGAGCTGGGTGTGGCTGCTGTGCGCTATGCCAAGCGGTTTGTGGAGGATGTAGAGTTTTATGCGGAAGATGCCGGACGTGCGGACTGGGATTTTTTGGCCAAAATGATTACAGCAGTCATCGATGCCGGTGCGACAGTAGTAAATATCCCTGATACGACGGGCTACTGCCTGCCGGAGGATTATGGGGCGATGATTCATCACCTCAAAACCCAAGTGCCCAACATCGACCGCGCCATCATCTCGGTACACTGCCACAACGACCTCGGGATGGCTACAGCCAACACCATTGCCGGCATCCAAAATGGAGCGCGGCAGGTGGAGGCAACCATCAACGGAATTGGGGAACGCGCCGGCAATGCTTCACTCGAAGAGGTGGCCATGATTCTGAAAACCCATCAGAAGCTCAAGGTACATACCCGTATTCATACGCCCTATCTGAACCCAATCAGTCAGCTGGTGTCGGAGCGGATGCGGATGCCTGTGCAGGCCAATAAGGCCATTGTGGGTAAAAATGCCTTTGCACACTCCTCGGGAATTCACCAAGATGGGGTGCTCAAAAATCGGGAGAACTACGAAATCATTGCTCCTGAGGAAGTAGGGGTAGCTAGTTCGGCCATTATTCTGACGGCCCGCAGTGGCAAACACGCCCTGCGCCACCACTTAGAACGCCTAGGCTATGCGTGTACGGCAGAAAAGCTGCAAGACCTTTATCAGGCCTTTTTGCAAATGGCCGACCGCCGCAAGGACATCTCAGACCAAGACTTACAGGTGTTGATGCGCCAATGCGGATAGTGCGAAGCTAGGCAGGCACAAGCCCTGTCTGACTCCAAAAGGGAAGCGCCTAAGCAACGGGATACATACCGTTTCTTAGGCGCTCACTCATCACTCAGGGCTGTGTCAGTCGACCTTTATGTTCATAAACTTGGGGAATTTGACGGTACAGCGTAGTTGGTTACGCTGTTCGGAGCGTGGGGCGATGGTGTGTTTCCAAGTCAGAATTTGTGTATCGGTGTCAAGGCTTGCTCCTTCGTAGCTTGTTTTTCGATGCTAAACTCTTTGCGTGTGATGAGCGGTAGCTGGTCTTGGACGGTAATATTGATGGGTTGAGCCTTGTTGTTGCGAATGATGATGTCATAGGCTCTGGCCTCTGATTTTTGGGTGCTTAGCAGCTGAGTAGAGGTGAATTCTGTGACGGGGTTGCCCGCTTGCGTTGCGAGGTTAGGCCTCCAGCTCCGTTACATTCACGCCGTTTTGGCTGTTGTAAATGCGCTTGTTTTCTGTCAGCAGCTCTTTTTCGCGCTCCAGCACAGCCTGTTTTGCTTGGGTAAATTCTAGTTTTTGATTGATGGCCTGCTGCTTTTCCTGAAGCTTTTCTAGCTCTTGACGCACCTGTTGTGTTTGAAGATAATCAATCTGGTGGATGACCGACAGGATGGTAATGGCCCCTGTACCTTTGACTTGTAGGCTGGAGGGGGCGAGCTTGGCCGAAAGTTTTTCAAACACCAAGGTCGTGTTGCCCGCAGGCAAACTGAAAGCTCCTTTGCGGGTCAATTAAGCCCCTTGGAGGTAGACCGTTGCCCGTTCGATAAAGTATGGGAATTAGAAAGAACATCAATATATACAAATCATAAAGATCTGTAGCCTGATAGCTAACCAGTGGCTGTGGGGAGGCCACCACGGGTGGAGCCACAGATAAGAATTAGTTGAGCATCTGAACCAGCAGGAGCTATCGAAGGAACGCAAAGTCTAGAAAAATTCGTAATTTAGCGTCATAAATCACCAAAAGCTCATTTATGCGCAAAAAAGTATATCACCTCAGCACCTGCCAAACCTGCCAAAAGATGATGAAGGCCGCAGGAGTAGATGATTCCTTTGAACAACAAGACATCAAAACACAAGCCCTCACCGAAGCCCAAGTAGAGGAGATGATTGCGCTGGCCGGCAGTGCAGAGGCTATCTTCAGCCGCCGCTCCCGCCAATACCAAGCCCGCAACCTCAAAGACCAAACCCTGACCGAAGCCGACTACCGCCGCCTCATTCTGGAGGAGTATACCTTCCTCAAGCGCCCCGTATTCTTGATTGGCGAGCAGATTTTTGTCGGCAACGCCAAGGCTGCCCTCGAAGGCATACAAGCCGCGCTCAAAGCATAACCCAACTTTTACCCGCTCACGTACCTAACACTCCAAACACTTATGCAGTATTACAACTCCATTGTAGACACTATCGGCAATACGCCGCTTGTCAAACTTAACAAAGTAACCGAAGGCATCCGTGGTACGGTGCTCGTAAAGGTGGAATACTTTAACCCCGGCAACTCGGTCAAAGACCGCATCGCTATCAAAATGATTGAAGATGCCGAAAAAGCGGGTATTCTCAAGCCCGGCGGCACTATCATTGAAGGTACTTCGGGCAACACAGGGATGGGCTTGGCCTTGGCCGCCGTATCGAAGGGTTACAAGTGTATCTTTACGATGGCCGACAAGCAGTCGCAGGAGAAAATCGATATCCTCCGTGCAGTAGGCGCAGAGGTGTATGTATGCCCTACCAATGTAGCGCCCGAAGATCCCCGGTCTTACTACTCCGTAGCGCGCAAGCTCAATGAAGAAATTCCGAACTCGTTTTACCCCAACCAATACGACAACCTCTCTAACCGCGCCGCCCACTACGAAAGCACAGGCCCTGAAATTTGGGAACAAACCGACGGCAAAATTACCCACTTTGCTGCCGGAGTAGGCACTGGAGGCACGATTTCGGGCACCTCCAAGTACCTCAAGGAGCGCAACCCCAAAATGGTAACCGTCGGGATTGATACCTATGGCTCGGTGTTCAAAAAGTATAAAGAGACCGGTATTTTTGACGAAAACGAGATTTACCCCTACCTCACCGAGGGTATCGGGGAAGATATTCTGCCCAAGAATGTGGACTTTGAAATGGTAGACCAATTTATCAAGGTAACGGATAAGGACGCTGCCATTATGACCCGCCGCCTAGCCCGCGAAGAGGGCTTGTTTGTGGGATGGTCTTGTGGCTCGGCAGCCTTTGGCGCACTCGAATATGCCCGCGAACACTTGAAAGAAGATGATGTGATGGTGATTATCTTGCCCGACCACGGCACGCGCTACCTCAAAAAAATCTATAACGATACCTGGATGCGCGACCACGGCTTTCTCGAAGCCCGTGATTTTGCAACAGCGCAGGACATCATCCGCCGCAAAAAATCGCAGGGCAGCCGTCTGATTACGGTAAAGCCCGAAGCATCGGTGGGCGAGGTCATCAAGCTCATCCACGACGAGGGCATTTCCCAAGCACCTATTATGGATAGCCAAGGACATATCGTAGGAAGCTTGACGGACTCTAAGGTCTTGCGACGCATCATAGAAAACCCTGAGCTGCGCCAAGTAACCATCCAAGAGATTATGGATCCGCCGTTTACCTTTGTGGCGCTCAACAACACGATTGACGTGCTGTCGTCGCTGATTAACAAAGACAACAAGGCGCTGCTAGTAAGGGACGAAAACAACCAAGTACACATCATCACGCAGGCAGACATCCTGATGACGATGGCGGCTTAGTCCTCTGTGCGGGTGTACGCTATGCAGGCGCTGGCCCACGAGCAGTACCCCACAGCACGAAGTGCGAGGAGTACAGCCTCATCCAAGCACGAGCGTGCGAAGGATGCTAGCGCAAGCGATGCCCGGCTCGAAGGGCAAGCCCCAAAAATAACAAGACCACCGTCTGACGGTGTGTGATTCTGGAAACACCTCCACCCCAAACCCTTTTCTGATTATGGAACAACAAACTGCTTATTTAGAAGCGCATAAAGACCGATTTTTGGCTGAGCTTTTCGACCTGCTGCGCATTCCTTCGGTGAGCGCCAAGAGTGAGCACGCCCCTGATGTACACCGTACGGCGGAGTTTATTCGGGCGAAATTGGCCGAGGCCGGTGCCGACAATGCGGAGCTTTGCCCTACGGCGGGTTACCCGATTGTGTATGCCGAAAAAATCATTGACCCCAAGCTGCCTACGGTCTTGGTATATGGCCACTACGATGTGCAGCCACCTGAGCCGCTGGAACTGTGGCATACGCCTCCTTTTGAGCCTACGGTGCGCGATGGTAAAATCTATGCCCGTGGTGCTTGCGACGACAAAGGGCAGATGTATATGCACCTGAAAGCCTTTGAGCTGATGATGCAGACCAATACCCTGCCTTGTAATGTGAAGTTTATGATTGAGGGTGAAGAGGAGATTGGCTCCAACAACCTCGAAATTTTTGTCAAAAACAACCAAGCCAAGTTGGCTGCTGATGTCATCCTGATTTCGGATACGGGGATGATTGCCAACGATGTGCCCTCTATCGACATCGGGCTGCGCGGGATGAGCTACCTAGAGGTAGAAGTAACAGGCCCCAACCGCGACCTGCACTCCGGCGCTTATGGTGGGGCGGTGGCCAATCCTATCAACATCTTGTGTGAGATGATTGCTTCGCTCAAGGATGCCAACAACCGTATCACGATTCCCGGTTTTTATGATGATGTGGTGGAGGTGAGCGCCGAGGAGCGTGCTCTGATGGCGCAAACACCCTTCGACGAAGAAGCCTACAAAGCCGACCTCAACATCGGAGCCGTACACGGCGAAGCAGGCTATACCACTCTGGAGCGCACCGGTATCCGTCCTACGCTCGACGTAAACGGCATCTGGGGAGGCTATATCGGGGAGGGTGCCAAAACGGTATTGCCCTCAAAAGCCTATGCCAAAATCAGTATGCGCCTTGTGCCCAATCAGCAGTCTGACAAAATCACGGCGCTGTTTCAACAGCATTTTACATCCATAGCGCCCCCTTCGGTAAAAGTAGAAGTACGGCCACACCACGGCGGCGAGCCGGCCATCACGCCTACAGATACCATTGCTTTCCAAGCCGCCAGCCGTGCGATGGAAGATACCTTCGGCAAGAAGCCCATCCCTACCCGTGGGGGCGGCAGCATTCCGATAGTGGCCTTGTTTGAGAAAGAACTGGGCTTGAAAACCGTACTCTTTGGCTTTGGCCTCGACTCCGATGCCATCCACTCGCCCAACGAACACTACGGCCTATTCAACTATTATAAGGGTATCGAAACCATTCCGTTGTTCTTCAAACACTTTGCGGAACTTTCGGCCAAGTAATTTGTTTTGTTGAAGCTTGGGCTTGTGTCAATCTTTGTGCGCAAGCCCCTGCTTTTAGCCCTTACCCATCTTCCCCATTTGTTGTTATGCATCCACTCATCGAAGAGTTTAATGACTACCGTCAGCGTATGAATGATAAGATTCTGTCTGCTGACAACAAAGTGCTCAAGCGCTTCTTCAACCTTGATACCAATACTTATGCTCCGGGCGCACTGGATGTGTTGACCAAGGAGGCCATTGGCTTGGCTTGCTCCATGGTACTGCGCTGTGATGACTGCATCCGCTATCATTTGGGCAAATGCCACGAAGCCGGTATGAATACCGAACAAGTCTTTGAGGTTTTTGCTATTGCCAATATCATCGGCGGCTCTATTGTGATTCCACACCTACGCCGTGCGGTAGAATATTGGGAAGCCCTACAATCTCCTAACCCTACCACAGTATGAGTAGTGAGGCCGCTTTTAGAGTACGATGGACGCGCTTCCTCAATGCCCTAGAGCGACTGATAGGCAAGCGCCCCAAAGATGTCAACAGTATCCTGTTTTTGATAGGGATACAGGAGTTGGGCAAAGGGGCCTTGCACTTTAGCAAAGAAGAGAAGCAAGACCTGATTCATATGGGGCTTTGTAAGGTGATGAGCAAGGCCGGATATTATCGTTTTAGCCATATTGACGATGAGGGCTGGCATCATTGGGAGGTGGCCAAGCCAATTCCCCCTCAAGGACTGATAGAACAAGAAAAGCTTATCAAAACCCATCTGATGTCCTATTTTGTCGATGAAGGGGTGTTGCCCGAAAATTTTGACGCGGCCTAGTGTTTGTAGTCCTTTGGGGCGAACAATCTTATCGAACGTATTGTTAGAGCTGTGTTATGCAAGAAGAAGAAAATCAATACCCCAAATTCTCTGACTTAGAGCCTCAAGAGCGACCCGAAAAGGGGCTTTTCAGGCGGCGCGAGCCTTTACAGTTTTTGCTTTGGCTGGCGATTTTCAGTATGAGCCTCGGTTTTTTTTCGCTAACAGCCACATATGTATACAAGCGCATACAAGGTGTGTGGACACGTTTTGACCTACCACCGGCTTTCTGGCTCAGTACAGCAGTCATTATGGCCAGCAGTTATACCTTGTATCTGGCCAATGTGGCTTTTCAGGAGGAACAATTCAAGCGTTTTCGCTCTTATATTTTGTTTACCTTGAGCTTAGGCATCGGCTTTATGGTATTGCAGGCCGAAGGTTGGCGCGAGCTGATAGTGCAGGGTGTATGGCTCAAGGGTGCGGTCTCGGGGTCTTTTGTGTATGTGCTCTCAGGCCTACATATGGCTCACTTGGCCGGCGGAGTGATTTTCCTGATGGTAATCCTTATCGAGGCCGTCCGGCATACTTCTTATGTCGACTCGTTTGTCTATAGTGTGAACCCTCCCAATCAATTACGGCTCAAACTTTTGACCATTTACTGGCATTTTGTCGATGTACTTTGGCTATATTTGTTTGTGTTCTTGCTTCTGAATCATTGGCTGTAAATAGATGGGTGTTATGGATAATGTTGCTTCATGTTGTGAGCTTTGCGGACGCGAAGCTCCGCTGACTTTTCACCACCTTATCCCCAAAGCGCTTCACAAAAAAGCATTTTACCAAAAACGCTATACCAAGGAGGAAATGCAAACAACAGGCCTGATGATTTGCCAGCAGTGCCACAGTACTATCCACCGATTTTTTGATTTGAAGGACTTGGGTAAGTTTTATCACAGCAAAGCCCTACTCCTAACCGATGAGCGCTTTGCCAGTTATATTGCTTGGGCAAAGAAGCAGCATTGATTCAAATTTATCATACGTATATCCCCCTGATTATCAGGTCTATTTCATCAATATAGCAATTTTTGCAGCTTAAAATATGCAACA
Encoded proteins:
- the leuB gene encoding 3-isopropylmalate dehydrogenase — translated: MIPAKTITILPGDGIGAEVTHAARQVLEAIANRFGFKLKTQTALIGHEAIVATGKPLPEETLAACKAADAVLLGAVGHPMYDLDPSAKIRPEQGLLALRQDLGLYANLRPIQLFDELLDASHIKAETVKGVDILFFRELTGDVYFGQPRERRDNGNTALDTMIYSRYEVERIAHKAFVAAQQRSGRLCSVDKANVLESSRLWRETVQQLAKQYPDVQVTHMYVDNAAMQLIKNPRQFDVVLTGNMFGDILTDLASELSGSLGMLPSASIGDQHSLYEPIHGSAPDIAGLGVANPMATILSIALMLEISWQQADIGQYIRQVVDLVLKEGYRTRDIAESHTPPHKILGTTAITERIIDKIEQPALTLI
- a CDS encoding 2-isopropylmalate synthase — its product is MSNQVYIFDTTLRDGEQVPGCQLTCDEKVEIAIALEALGVDVIEAGFPVSSPGDFRAVQEVSKVVQKPIICALTRANTQDIDAAVEALRYAKRPRIHTGVGASDVHIRHKFKSSRAEILELGVAAVRYAKRFVEDVEFYAEDAGRADWDFLAKMITAVIDAGATVVNIPDTTGYCLPEDYGAMIHHLKTQVPNIDRAIISVHCHNDLGMATANTIAGIQNGARQVEATINGIGERAGNASLEEVAMILKTHQKLKVHTRIHTPYLNPISQLVSERMRMPVQANKAIVGKNAFAHSSGIHQDGVLKNRENYEIIAPEEVGVASSAIILTARSGKHALRHHLERLGYACTAEKLQDLYQAFLQMADRRKDISDQDLQVLMRQCG
- a CDS encoding DUF4140 domain-containing protein encodes the protein MTRKGAFSLPAGNTTLVFEKLSAKLAPSSLQVKGTGAITILSVIHQIDYLQTQQVRQELEKLQEKQQAINQKLEFTQAKQAVLEREKELLTENKRIYNSQNGVNVTELEA
- a CDS encoding arsenate reductase family protein, coding for MRKKVYHLSTCQTCQKMMKAAGVDDSFEQQDIKTQALTEAQVEEMIALAGSAEAIFSRRSRQYQARNLKDQTLTEADYRRLILEEYTFLKRPVFLIGEQIFVGNAKAALEGIQAALKA
- a CDS encoding cystathionine beta-synthase, which gives rise to MQYYNSIVDTIGNTPLVKLNKVTEGIRGTVLVKVEYFNPGNSVKDRIAIKMIEDAEKAGILKPGGTIIEGTSGNTGMGLALAAVSKGYKCIFTMADKQSQEKIDILRAVGAEVYVCPTNVAPEDPRSYYSVARKLNEEIPNSFYPNQYDNLSNRAAHYESTGPEIWEQTDGKITHFAAGVGTGGTISGTSKYLKERNPKMVTVGIDTYGSVFKKYKETGIFDENEIYPYLTEGIGEDILPKNVDFEMVDQFIKVTDKDAAIMTRRLAREEGLFVGWSCGSAAFGALEYAREHLKEDDVMVIILPDHGTRYLKKIYNDTWMRDHGFLEARDFATAQDIIRRKKSQGSRLITVKPEASVGEVIKLIHDEGISQAPIMDSQGHIVGSLTDSKVLRRIIENPELRQVTIQEIMDPPFTFVALNNTIDVLSSLINKDNKALLVRDENNQVHIITQADILMTMAA
- a CDS encoding dipeptidase: MEQQTAYLEAHKDRFLAELFDLLRIPSVSAKSEHAPDVHRTAEFIRAKLAEAGADNAELCPTAGYPIVYAEKIIDPKLPTVLVYGHYDVQPPEPLELWHTPPFEPTVRDGKIYARGACDDKGQMYMHLKAFELMMQTNTLPCNVKFMIEGEEEIGSNNLEIFVKNNQAKLAADVILISDTGMIANDVPSIDIGLRGMSYLEVEVTGPNRDLHSGAYGGAVANPINILCEMIASLKDANNRITIPGFYDDVVEVSAEERALMAQTPFDEEAYKADLNIGAVHGEAGYTTLERTGIRPTLDVNGIWGGYIGEGAKTVLPSKAYAKISMRLVPNQQSDKITALFQQHFTSIAPPSVKVEVRPHHGGEPAITPTDTIAFQAASRAMEDTFGKKPIPTRGGGSIPIVALFEKELGLKTVLFGFGLDSDAIHSPNEHYGLFNYYKGIETIPLFFKHFAELSAK
- a CDS encoding carboxymuconolactone decarboxylase family protein; protein product: MHPLIEEFNDYRQRMNDKILSADNKVLKRFFNLDTNTYAPGALDVLTKEAIGLACSMVLRCDDCIRYHLGKCHEAGMNTEQVFEVFAIANIIGGSIVIPHLRRAVEYWEALQSPNPTTV
- a CDS encoding cytochrome c oxidase subunit 3, whose protein sequence is MQEEENQYPKFSDLEPQERPEKGLFRRREPLQFLLWLAIFSMSLGFFSLTATYVYKRIQGVWTRFDLPPAFWLSTAVIMASSYTLYLANVAFQEEQFKRFRSYILFTLSLGIGFMVLQAEGWRELIVQGVWLKGAVSGSFVYVLSGLHMAHLAGGVIFLMVILIEAVRHTSYVDSFVYSVNPPNQLRLKLLTIYWHFVDVLWLYLFVFLLLNHWL
- a CDS encoding HNH endonuclease, translated to MDNVASCCELCGREAPLTFHHLIPKALHKKAFYQKRYTKEEMQTTGLMICQQCHSTIHRFFDLKDLGKFYHSKALLLTDERFASYIAWAKKQH